The proteins below come from a single Bartonella schoenbuchensis R1 genomic window:
- a CDS encoding lytic murein transglycosylase — MKPITLNLFSSSKKLINRRAFIIGVISTLLALSTSFFSFAHTERDFKSWINEFKKIALANNISSTTFDMAFKTVETIDPAVLQKAAYQPEFIDSPWNYFDNRVHNIAIVEGQRHAQKWEPWLSKIEKRFGVNRNILLAIWSIESSYGKVLQNKNVMHDVIRSLATLAYADQKRKKYAYTQLIAAMKILQSSGIHRSQLIGSWAGALGHTQFIPTSYLAYGVDMDGDGRCNIWTSIPDALATAANLLHMNGWQSDLPWGVEVKLPHRKKLPEDWLSFEQWAKLGVRHAHGQPFPSSSQLAILKFPDGPEGPIFLVTKNFFVIKRYNNADRYAFAVALLANRIAGHPGLVQDWNRPFKPITFQERLELQSRLAALGDYKGEIDGKIGTASKQAIKSFQLRHGLEANGYPSYQVLSLLRKQ, encoded by the coding sequence ATGAAACCAATAACACTGAATCTATTTTCTTCTTCAAAGAAATTAATAAATCGCAGAGCCTTTATCATTGGTGTAATCTCCACTCTTTTGGCTCTTTCAACGTCTTTTTTTTCATTTGCACACACTGAGCGTGATTTTAAAAGCTGGATTAACGAATTTAAAAAAATAGCTTTAGCCAACAATATCTCATCAACTACATTTGATATGGCTTTTAAAACTGTTGAAACAATTGACCCAGCAGTTTTACAAAAAGCGGCATATCAACCAGAATTTATTGATTCCCCATGGAACTATTTTGACAATCGTGTCCATAATATCGCCATTGTGGAAGGACAGCGCCACGCCCAAAAATGGGAACCATGGCTTTCCAAAATTGAAAAACGTTTTGGTGTTAACCGCAATATTCTCCTTGCTATTTGGTCTATAGAAAGTAGCTATGGAAAAGTTTTGCAAAACAAAAATGTGATGCATGACGTCATCCGTTCACTTGCAACTTTAGCTTATGCAGACCAAAAACGTAAAAAATATGCGTACACACAACTTATTGCTGCAATGAAAATTTTACAAAGCAGCGGCATTCATCGTTCTCAACTCATTGGATCTTGGGCCGGTGCATTAGGGCACACCCAATTTATCCCAACAAGTTATCTTGCCTATGGTGTTGACATGGACGGAGATGGACGCTGTAATATTTGGACATCAATTCCAGATGCACTTGCTACCGCTGCTAATCTTCTTCACATGAATGGATGGCAATCTGACCTCCCTTGGGGTGTTGAAGTTAAATTGCCACATCGAAAAAAACTCCCTGAAGATTGGCTTTCCTTTGAACAATGGGCAAAGCTAGGTGTTCGCCATGCACACGGGCAACCTTTTCCTTCTTCTTCTCAACTTGCAATATTGAAATTTCCCGATGGGCCAGAGGGACCTATATTTTTGGTAACAAAAAATTTCTTTGTTATTAAACGTTACAATAATGCAGATCGTTATGCTTTTGCCGTTGCTCTCCTTGCTAATCGTATCGCTGGACACCCTGGATTAGTGCAAGATTGGAACCGACCATTCAAACCTATTACTTTCCAAGAACGTTTAGAGCTGCAATCTCGCTTAGCTGCACTTGGAGATTATAAAGGAGAAATTGATGGTAAGATTGGTACAGCTTCCAAACAAGCCATTAAATCTTTTCAACTGCGCCATGGCTTAGAAGCTAATGGATACCCAAGTTATCAAGTTCTCTCTCTTCTCAGAAAACAGTGA